A region of Arabidopsis thaliana chromosome 5, partial sequence DNA encodes the following proteins:
- a CDS encoding MATE efflux family protein (MATE efflux family protein; FUNCTIONS IN: antiporter activity, drug transmembrane transporter activity, transporter activity; INVOLVED IN: response to nematode; LOCATED IN: membrane; EXPRESSED IN: 8 plant structures; EXPRESSED DURING: LP.04 four leaves visible, 4 anthesis, petal differentiation and expansion stage, LP.08 eight leaves visible; CONTAINS InterPro DOMAIN/s: Multi antimicrobial extrusion protein MatE (InterPro:IPR002528); BEST Arabidopsis thaliana protein match is: MATE efflux family protein (TAIR:AT3G26590.1); Has 1807 Blast hits to 1807 proteins in 277 species: Archae - 0; Bacteria - 0; Metazoa - 736; Fungi - 347; Plants - 385; Viruses - 0; Other Eukaryotes - 339 (source: NCBI BLink).) encodes MEEDKILTETLLSAAEEPPALPFSSVEDIPPITTVGGFVKEFNVEVKKLWYLAGPAIFMSITQYSLGAATQVFAGHISTIALAAVSVENSVIAGFSFGVMLGMGSALETLCGQAFGAGKLSMLGVYLQRSWVILNVTAVILSLLYIFAAPILAFIGQTPAISSATGIFSIYMIPQIFAYAVNYPTAKFLQSQSKIMVMAAISAVALVLHVLLTWFVIEGLQWGTAGLAVVLNASWWFIVVAQLVYIFSGTCGEAWSGFSWEAFHNLWSFVRLSLASAVMLCLEVWYLMAVILFAGYLKNAEISVAALSICMNILGWTAMIAIGMNAAVSVRVSNELGAKHPRTAKFSLLVAVITSTVIGLAISIALLIFRDKYPSLFVGDEEVIIVVKDLTPILAVSIVINNVQPVLSGVAVGAGWQAVVAYVNIVCYYVFGIPFGLLLGYKLNFGVMGIWCGMLTGTVVQTIVLTWMICRTNWDTEAAMAEGRIREWGGEVSDQLLN; translated from the exons atggaagaagacaaaattctTACGGAGACCCTTCTATCTGCGGCGGAAGAACCACCTGCTCTTCCTTTCTCATCCGTGGAAGATATTCCTCCGATCACCACCGTTGGTGGCTTCGTCAAGGAGTTCAACGTGGAGGTCAAAAAGCTATGGTACTTGGCAGGGCCAGCCATTTTCATGTCTATAACCCAATATTCTCTCGGCGCTGCTACTCAGGTCTTCGCCGGACACATCAGCACCATCGCTCTCGCAGCGGTCTCCGTTGAAAACTCGGTCATCGCTGGATTCTCATTTGGTGTCATG CTTGGAATGGGAAGCGCGTTAGAAACGCTATGTGGACAAGCGTTTGGAGCAGGGAAATTGTCAATGCTTGGCGTTTACTTGCAACGATCATGGGTGATACTAAACGTGACCGCGGTTATTCTCTCGCTTCTTTACATCTTCGCCGCTCCAATCCTCGCGTTCATCGGTCAAACGCCGGCGATCTCTAGCGCCACGGGAATATTTTCCATCTACATGATCCCTCAGATCTTTGCTTACGCTGTTAATTACCCAACGGCTAAGTTCTTGCAATCACAAAGCAAAATCATGGTGATGGCTGCGATATCAGCGGTTGCACTTGTTCTACACGTGCTCCTCACGTGGTTTGTCATTGAGGGGCTCCAGTGGGGCACGGCGGGTCTAGCCGTCGTGCTCAACGCCTCGTGGTGGTTCATTGTCGTGGCGCAGCTTGTGTACATATTTAGTGGTACATGCGGTGAAGCTTGGTCTGGATTCTCATGGGAAGCTTTTCATAATTTGTGGAGTTTCGTCAGATTATCTTTGGCTTCTGCTGTTATGCTCTG TTTGGAGGTATGGTATCTTATGGCAGTCATATTATTTGCTGGATATTTGAAGAATGCTGAGATCTCCGTAGCTGCTCTCTCCATCTG CATGAACATTTTGGGATGGACTGCAATGATTGCTATTGGGATGAACGCAGCCGTAAg TGTGAGAGTGTCTAATGAATTAGGAGCAAAACATCCAAGAACCGCAAAATTCTCACTACTAGTGGCAGTGATAACATCTACAGTGATCGGACTTGCTATATCAATTGCTCTACTCATCTTTAGAGATAAATATCCATCGTTATTTGTGGGAGACGAAGAAGTTATCATTGTTGTTAAAGATCTTACACCAATACTCGCAGTCTCTATTGTCATCAACAATGTCCAACCTGTCTTATCAG GGGTGGCTGTGGGAGCTGGATGGCAAGCAGTTGTGGCATACGTTAACATAGTATGTTATTACGTGTTTGGAATCCCATTTGGTCTGTTACTAGGCTACAAGCTTAACTTTGGTGTAATG GGAATCTGGTGCGGAATGTTGACAGGAACCGTGGTTCAGACAATAGTCTTAACATGGATGATCTGTAGAACAAATTGGGACACAGAG GCTGCAATGGCTGAGGGTAGGATAAGAGAGTGGGGAGGAGAAGTATCAGATCAACTCTTAAACTAA
- a CDS encoding UDP-Glycosyltransferase superfamily protein (UDP-Glycosyltransferase superfamily protein; FUNCTIONS IN: transferase activity, transferring hexosyl groups, UDP-glycosyltransferase activity; INVOLVED IN: metabolic process; LOCATED IN: cellular_component unknown; EXPRESSED IN: shoot apex, stem, embryo, sepal, seed; EXPRESSED DURING: petal differentiation and expansion stage, E expanded cotyledon stage, D bilateral stage; CONTAINS InterPro DOMAIN/s: UDP-glucuronosyl/UDP-glucosyltransferase (InterPro:IPR002213); BEST Arabidopsis thaliana protein match is: UDP-Glycosyltransferase superfamily protein (TAIR:AT5G38010.1); Has 1807 Blast hits to 1807 proteins in 277 species: Archae - 0; Bacteria - 0; Metazoa - 736; Fungi - 347; Plants - 385; Viruses - 0; Other Eukaryotes - 339 (source: NCBI BLink).): protein MEEKLSRRRRVVLVPVPAQGHITPMIQLAKALHSKGFSITVVQTKFNYLNPSNDLSDFQFVTIPENLPVSDLKNLGPGRFLIKLANECYVSFKDLLGQLLVNEEEEIACVIYDEFMYFVEVAVKEFKLRNVILSTTSATAFVCRFVMCELYAKDGLAQLKEGGEREVELVPELYPIRYKDLPSSVFASVESSVELFKNTCYKGTASSVIINTVRCLEMSSLEWLQQELEIPVYSIGPLHMVVSAPPTSLLEENESCIEWLNKQKPSSVIYISLGSFTLMETKEMLEMAYGFVSSNQHFLWVIRPGSICGSEISEEELLKKMVITDRGYIVKWAPQKQVLAHSAVGAFWSHCGWNSTLESLGEGVPLICRPFTTDQKGNARYLECVWKVGIQVEGELERGAIERAVKRLMVDEEGEEMKRRALSLKEKLKASVLAQGSSHKSLDDFIKTL from the exons ATGGAGGAGAAGCTCtcgaggagaagaagagtagtGTTGGTTCCAGTTCCAGCTCAAGGACATATAACTCCAATGATACAACTTGCAAAAGCACTTCACTCAAAAGGCTTCTCTATTACAGTTGTTCAAACCAAGTTCAACTACTTAAACCCTTCAAATGATTTGTCTGATTTTCAGTTTGTAACCATCCCAGAGAACTTACCAGTGTCTGATCTTAAGAATCTAGGACCAGGACGGTTTCTGATTAAGCTAGCTAATGAGTGTTATGTTAGCTTTAAGGATTTGTTAGGTCAGTTGTTGgttaatgaagaagaagagatcgcTTGTGTTATCTACGACGAGTTCATGTACTTTGTTGAAGTAGCAGTTAAAGAGTTTAAGCTTCGTAATGTTATTTTAAGTACTACAAGTGCAACGGCTTTTGTTTGTCGCTTTGTTATGTGTGAACTCTATGCTAAAGATGGTTTGGCTCAACTTAAAG AAGGCGGTGAGCGAGAAGTGGAGTTAGTACCGGAGTTGTATCCTATACGGTACAAAGATTTACCAAGTTCGGTATTTGCATCTGTAGAATCTTCAGTGGAGTTGTTTAAGAATACATGTTATAAAGGGACAGCTTCCTCTGTGATAATCAACACAGTGAGGTGTCTAGAGATGTCATCTTTGGAGTGGCTTCAACAAGAACTTGAAATCCCGGTGTATTCTATAGGCCCGCTTCATATGGTGGTGTCAGCTCCTCCTACGAGTCTTTTAGAAGAGAACGAGAGCTGTATAGAATGgttgaacaaacaaaagccGAGCTCGGTGATATACATAAGCTTGGGAAGTTTTACTTTGATGGAAACTAAAGAAATGTTGGAGATGGCTTATGGGTTTGTTAGTAGTAACCAACACTTCTTGTGGGTGATTCGACCGGGATCTATATGTGGTTCTGAAATCTCTGAGGAAgagttgttgaagaagatggtaaTTACGGATCGAGGTTACATTGTGAAATGGGCGCCGCAAAAACAAGTGCTTGCACATTCTGCGGTTGGAGCGTTCTGGAGTCATTGTGGATGGAACTCGACTTTAGAAAGTCTTGGTGAAGGAGTTCCATTGATATGTAGGCCTTTTACTACTGATCAAAAGGGGAATGCAAGGTACTTGGAGTGTGTGTGGAAAGTAGGAATTCAAGTGGAGGGTGAGCTAGAGAGAGGCGCAATCGAGAGAGCTGTGAAGAGGTTAATGGtggatgaagaaggagaagagatgaagagaagagcTCTAAGTTTAAAAGAGAAACTCAAAGCCTCTGTTTTAGCTCAAGGTTCTTCACATAAATCACTAGATGACTTCATCAAGACTCTGTGA